From the Candidatus Krumholzibacteriia bacterium genome, the window CTACGAGGACGTGGAATTCCTCATGCGGCACGATCTGCGTTCGGTGCGGCTCGAGCTCGAGCTGCTCAAGCCGGAGCTCATCCTGCGCCAGCATCGCATCCGCTCCACCATCGTCGTCTTCGGCGGCACGCGGATCGTGGAAGAGAAGCTGGCGCGCCGTCGCGTCGAAGCCCTGGAGACCGAAGTCGCCAGCGCCGGCCCGACGCCGGAGCTGGAACGGCGCTTGGCCGTGGCGCGGCGGATCCTGGCGAAGGCGCGTTACTACGACGAGGCCCGGGAGTTCGCCCGTCTGGTGACGCAGCGTGGCCAGGTGGGCGGTGACTGCGACTACGTCATCGTCACCGGCGGCGGCCCCGGGGTCATGGAAGCAGCGAACCGCGGCGCCTTCGACGCCGGCGGCAAGAGCATGGGCTTCAACATCACCCTGCCCATGGAGCAACGGCCGAACAGCTTCATCACCCCCGATCTCTGCTTCCAATTCCATTATTTCGCCATCCGCAAAATGCACTTCCTCCTGCGGGCGAAGGCCCTGGTGGCGTTCCCCGGTGGCTTCGGCACGCTGGACGAGCTCTTCGAGGCCCTCACCTTGGTACAGACGCACAAGATGCGCGCCCTGCCCGTGATCCTCTTCGGGCGCGAGTTCTGGGAGCAAGCAGTGGACTTGGAGTTCTTCGCCCGGGAAGGCACCATCGCCTGGGAGGACTTGGGGCTAGTGCACTACGCCGAGACCGCCGCCGAGGCCTGGGAAACCATCCAGCGCCTGCAGGCCGAGCACGCCGCTCGCGACAGCGAGTACGACCGCGCCTTGCGCGAACAGCGCAGTCGCCGTCGTCGCCGCAGAGAATGAATGCCGGGGGATGAAAGAACGAGGCCGGTGGACCGGCCTCGTTTGCAACTGGAGCGGGCGACGGGGGTCGAACCCGCGACCCTCAGCTTGGGAAGCTGATGCTCTACCAACTGAGCTACACCCGCTCAATCACTCTAGTATAACTACTTCTGACGCTACGCGGCACCGTGCAAGAGGCGCCGTGGGACCTTCCCTGGACCTGGGCGCACTCGATGCACGAGAACCCGAGCGGCATGCTAGCAGAGGAGTCCACACCATGCCAGCACAACGGCGACACCTGCCCCGCGGCATGTCACTTAGAGGCGGAGGATGCGCTGCACGACCTCCGACTCGGTAAAACGCCGGCGCATCGTTGCATCGGGGAGAGCGGCGAGGATGCGGCCGTTCAGAACGCGGGCTTCGGCGGCCAGTGGATCGTCGCCATCGAGCGCCAGCAAGGTATCGATGGCTTGCAGAAGCAAGGCGGGATCCGAAGTCCTGCGTGCGACAGCCACCGCATGACGCGCGTCGGCAATGGCC encodes:
- a CDS encoding LOG family protein, which gives rise to MAQPDDDRRKLPEKARPEAHTAELEDHGAEERLRRIVASPSYIPAYEDVEFLMRHDLRSVRLELELLKPELILRQHRIRSTIVVFGGTRIVEEKLARRRVEALETEVASAGPTPELERRLAVARRILAKARYYDEAREFARLVTQRGQVGGDCDYVIVTGGGPGVMEAANRGAFDAGGKSMGFNITLPMEQRPNSFITPDLCFQFHYFAIRKMHFLLRAKALVAFPGGFGTLDELFEALTLVQTHKMRALPVILFGREFWEQAVDLEFFAREGTIAWEDLGLVHYAETAAEAWETIQRLQAEHAARDSEYDRALREQRSRRRRRRE